One genomic region from Catenovulum adriaticum encodes:
- the pdxJ gene encoding pyridoxine 5'-phosphate synthase, protein MKEILLGVNIDHIATLRQARGTSYPDPVHAAAVAEHAGADGITIHLREDRRHIQDRDVDVLAQTIQTRMNLEMAVTDEMIRVAERIKPAFCCLVPEKREELTTEGGLDVAGQIDKMITAVERITAGGTQVSLFIDADHLQIDAAKKSGATYIELHTGGYADAKTEAAAESELKRIAKAAAYADSIGLKVNAGHGLHYHNVKPVAAIPQLIELNIGHAIIARAAIDGLAKAVSDMRALMLEARA, encoded by the coding sequence ATGAAAGAAATTTTACTAGGGGTTAATATTGATCATATTGCAACCCTTCGCCAAGCCAGAGGTACCAGTTATCCAGATCCAGTCCATGCGGCAGCTGTAGCTGAACATGCAGGTGCAGATGGGATCACTATTCATTTACGTGAAGACAGACGTCATATACAAGACAGAGATGTAGATGTGCTGGCGCAAACCATTCAAACTCGAATGAATTTAGAAATGGCCGTGACAGATGAAATGATTAGAGTCGCAGAGCGAATTAAACCAGCATTTTGTTGTTTAGTACCCGAAAAACGTGAAGAGCTAACAACCGAAGGTGGCTTAGATGTAGCCGGCCAAATCGATAAAATGATCACAGCGGTTGAACGTATAACCGCTGGTGGTACCCAAGTATCATTATTTATTGACGCAGACCATTTGCAAATTGATGCGGCTAAAAAATCAGGCGCAACTTATATTGAGTTACATACCGGCGGTTATGCTGATGCAAAAACTGAAGCGGCAGCAGAGTCTGAGCTAAAACGTATTGCAAAAGCAGCGGCCTATGCCGATTCAATTGGTTTAAAAGTGAATGCCGGGCACGGTTTACATTACCATAATGTAAAACCTGTTGCCGCTATTCCACAATTAATTGAACTGAATATAGGGCATGCGATTATCGCCCGTGCTGCAATAGACGGCTTAGCAAAAGCGGTAAGTGATATGCGTGCTTTAATGCTAGAAGCCCGAGCTTAA
- the acpS gene encoding holo-ACP synthase — MAIIGLGTDIVEIARFKPAQLTKIAKRVLTQSEYELFLHHKQQQRFLAKRWAAKEAAAKAVGTGIAKGVSFQDFNISNLESGAPVMSISGVAESLLKRPFKVHISISDEQTHAVATVIIER; from the coding sequence ATGGCTATTATCGGATTAGGGACAGATATTGTTGAAATTGCCCGATTTAAACCCGCCCAGTTAACCAAAATTGCAAAGCGGGTTCTGACCCAATCTGAATATGAATTATTTTTACATCATAAACAACAGCAGCGTTTTTTAGCTAAACGCTGGGCTGCAAAAGAAGCAGCCGCTAAAGCCGTAGGTACAGGCATAGCAAAAGGTGTCAGTTTTCAGGATTTTAACATTTCAAACTTGGAATCTGGCGCGCCTGTAATGTCTATAAGTGGGGTGGCTGAATCCTTACTTAAGCGTCCTTTTAAAGTTCACATTAGCATATCGGATGAGCAAACACATGCTGTTGCTACTGTAATCATTGAGCGCTAA
- a CDS encoding CHRD domain-containing protein — MKKYLIYLLVLSLTACSLDFGSDNDSDPEEFKVSNTFNVVLSGSQEVPSVTSDNKAEAIIEYDEDRMQFRAKLDATEVDNFSAAHIHQGYVGTNGDVAFAFEPSETSGMYYIEETMLDQAAVEEMLDGGWYVNVHTQENPSGALRGQILTDDFILFTFKLSGEQEVPAVDTNAMGYGYATYHQTSGELDLKVTAMALEGANAAHIHTGRMGTNGGVAIALSQGADASQWVTPSETMIDSGTAETLLSGGHYVNVHTSENPSGEIRGQILADNFALVTFALNGEQEVPAVSTDAMGSGYALIDMNDYALELQVVTSGVSDATAAHIHTGRIGTNGGVLVGLEQSTDDMNVWKAPANTNLTEAVFNTLIDGGHYVNVHTPANAGGEIRGQILTDHFNLLTFPISGSQEVPAVTTDAMGSGYALVYLLTNELELKAVTSGVSDATAAHIHAGILGVNGDVVVALEQDSSDTNIWMTPDNTMLEQSVLDTFLDAGHYINIHTPANPSGQIRGQIVF, encoded by the coding sequence ATGAAAAAATATTTAATTTATTTATTGGTACTCAGTTTGACTGCTTGCTCTTTAGATTTTGGCTCTGATAATGATTCAGATCCAGAAGAATTTAAAGTGAGTAATACATTTAATGTGGTCTTATCTGGTTCGCAAGAAGTGCCCAGCGTCACGTCCGATAACAAAGCAGAAGCTATTATTGAATATGATGAAGATCGAATGCAGTTTAGAGCTAAGTTAGATGCCACCGAAGTGGATAATTTTTCTGCTGCTCATATTCATCAAGGTTACGTAGGCACGAATGGCGACGTTGCTTTTGCTTTTGAGCCAAGTGAAACCTCGGGTATGTATTATATTGAAGAAACTATGTTAGATCAGGCCGCAGTAGAAGAAATGCTGGATGGTGGCTGGTATGTCAATGTTCATACTCAAGAGAATCCCTCCGGTGCTTTACGTGGACAGATTTTAACAGATGATTTTATCCTATTCACTTTTAAGTTATCAGGCGAGCAGGAAGTTCCGGCAGTCGATACAAACGCCATGGGTTATGGCTATGCGACTTATCATCAAACATCTGGTGAGTTAGATTTAAAAGTGACAGCGATGGCGCTTGAAGGGGCTAATGCAGCACATATTCATACGGGACGAATGGGTACAAATGGTGGCGTTGCAATTGCATTATCACAAGGTGCAGATGCATCTCAATGGGTAACGCCTAGTGAAACCATGATAGATAGTGGCACGGCCGAAACTCTATTATCGGGTGGGCATTATGTGAATGTACACACGAGTGAAAACCCATCAGGTGAAATTCGTGGTCAAATTTTAGCGGATAACTTTGCGTTAGTGACCTTTGCTTTAAATGGTGAACAAGAAGTACCAGCGGTTAGTACAGATGCAATGGGCAGCGGTTATGCTCTGATTGATATGAATGATTATGCGCTTGAATTACAAGTTGTGACTTCTGGGGTAAGTGATGCCACTGCTGCCCATATTCATACTGGTCGAATAGGCACAAATGGAGGGGTATTAGTGGGATTAGAGCAATCTACAGATGATATGAATGTGTGGAAGGCGCCTGCGAATACTAATTTAACCGAAGCTGTGTTTAATACTTTAATAGATGGCGGACATTATGTGAATGTGCATACACCAGCTAATGCGGGTGGTGAAATCCGCGGTCAAATTTTAACGGATCATTTTAATTTACTGACATTTCCTATTAGTGGCAGCCAAGAGGTGCCAGCTGTTACAACAGATGCGATGGGCAGTGGTTATGCTTTAGTGTATTTACTTACGAATGAGCTTGAGCTAAAAGCGGTGACTTCTGGGGTAAGTGATGCCACTGCTGCACATATCCATGCTGGTATTTTAGGTGTAAATGGCGATGTCGTCGTTGCGCTTGAGCAAGATAGTTCAGATACTAACATTTGGATGACACCAGATAACACCATGCTTGAGCAAAGTGTTTTAGATACGTTTCTTGATGCCGGTCACTATATTAATATTCATACGCCAGCTAATCCGAGCGGACAAATAAGAGGACAAATCGTCTTTTAA
- the tkt gene encoding transketolase, with the protein MSSRKELANAIRVLSMDAVQKAKSGHPGAPMGMADIAQVLWCDFLDHNPTNPKWPDRDRFILSNGHGSMLIYSLLHLSGYNLPMEQLQQFRQMHSQTPGHPEYGYTEGVETTTGPLGAGVSNAVGFAIAEKTLAAQFNREGHDIVDHFTYCFLGDGCLMEGISHEACSLAGTLGLGKLIAFWDDNGISIDGHVEGWFTDDTPKRFESYGWHVVEGVDGHDPEAIKAAIEEAKSVTDKPTMICCKTIIGLGSPNKSGSHDCHGAPLGDEEIAAAREFLQWPHAPFEIPSDVYAGWDAKEAGTAKEKAWEAKFEAYKAAYPELAAEFERRVIKGDLPADFAEKAQAFIAETQAKGEKVASRKASQSTIEAFGAILPELLGGSADLAGSNLTLWSGSKGIQDDAAGNYIHYGVREFGMSGIMNGISLHGGFINYGATFMMFMEYARNAVRMSALMGIQNIFVYTHDSIGQGEDGPTHQPIEQVANLRMTPNMSTWRPGDATESAVAWKVAVERQKAPTALVFSRQGLAAQTRTAEQVANIEKGGYVLVDTDGTPDVILIATGSEVELAVNSVKALADEGIKARVVSMPSTDTFDAQTAEYKESVLPAAVTKRVAIEAAHADYWYKYVGFNGGFVCMTTFGESAPGGELFKHFGFTVENVVATVKKLG; encoded by the coding sequence ATGTCGTCACGCAAAGAACTTGCTAACGCTATCCGTGTATTGAGTATGGACGCGGTTCAAAAAGCTAAATCTGGTCACCCGGGTGCGCCTATGGGGATGGCTGACATCGCTCAAGTATTATGGTGTGATTTTTTAGACCACAATCCAACAAATCCAAAGTGGCCAGATCGAGATCGTTTTATCTTATCTAACGGTCACGGCTCAATGTTGATCTATTCATTACTTCATTTGTCAGGCTACAACTTGCCTATGGAGCAATTACAACAATTCCGTCAAATGCATTCTCAAACGCCAGGTCATCCAGAGTATGGTTATACTGAAGGTGTTGAAACCACGACTGGTCCATTAGGCGCAGGTGTTTCTAATGCAGTTGGTTTTGCTATTGCTGAAAAAACGTTAGCAGCACAGTTTAATCGTGAAGGCCACGATATCGTTGATCATTTCACATACTGTTTCTTAGGTGACGGTTGCTTAATGGAAGGTATCTCTCATGAAGCTTGTTCTTTAGCTGGTACTTTAGGTCTAGGTAAATTAATCGCATTTTGGGATGACAATGGCATTTCGATCGACGGTCATGTTGAAGGTTGGTTTACCGACGATACACCTAAACGTTTTGAATCATACGGCTGGCACGTTGTTGAAGGTGTAGACGGTCACGATCCTGAAGCAATTAAAGCTGCTATTGAAGAAGCTAAATCAGTGACTGACAAACCAACAATGATTTGTTGTAAAACAATTATTGGTTTAGGTTCGCCTAATAAATCAGGTAGCCATGATTGTCATGGTGCTCCATTAGGTGATGAAGAAATTGCAGCAGCACGTGAATTTTTACAATGGCCACATGCACCGTTTGAGATTCCGTCAGACGTTTATGCAGGTTGGGATGCCAAAGAAGCTGGTACTGCAAAAGAAAAAGCTTGGGAAGCTAAATTTGAAGCTTATAAAGCGGCTTATCCTGAGTTAGCAGCTGAGTTTGAGCGTCGTGTTATTAAAGGTGATTTACCTGCTGATTTTGCTGAAAAAGCGCAAGCTTTCATCGCTGAAACACAAGCAAAAGGTGAAAAAGTAGCATCACGTAAAGCATCACAAAGTACTATTGAAGCATTTGGCGCTATCTTACCTGAATTATTAGGTGGTTCTGCCGATTTAGCCGGTTCTAACTTAACATTATGGTCAGGTTCGAAAGGTATTCAAGATGATGCTGCTGGTAACTACATCCATTATGGTGTGCGTGAATTCGGTATGTCAGGTATCATGAACGGTATCTCATTACACGGCGGTTTTATCAACTACGGTGCAACTTTCATGATGTTTATGGAATACGCACGTAATGCGGTACGTATGTCTGCATTAATGGGCATTCAAAATATTTTTGTTTATACGCACGATTCAATTGGTCAAGGTGAAGATGGTCCAACTCACCAACCTATTGAACAAGTCGCTAATTTACGTATGACACCAAATATGTCTACATGGCGTCCTGGTGATGCGACTGAATCTGCAGTGGCATGGAAAGTAGCGGTTGAACGTCAAAAAGCGCCAACTGCATTAGTCTTTAGCCGTCAAGGTTTAGCGGCTCAAACGCGTACTGCTGAACAAGTCGCTAACATTGAAAAAGGTGGTTATGTATTAGTTGATACAGACGGTACACCAGATGTTATTTTAATTGCGACTGGTTCAGAAGTTGAATTAGCGGTAAATTCAGTTAAAGCATTAGCTGACGAAGGGATTAAAGCACGCGTTGTTTCTATGCCTTCAACGGATACTTTTGATGCACAAACTGCAGAATATAAAGAATCAGTATTACCAGCTGCTGTTACTAAGCGTGTTGCAATTGAAGCAGCTCATGCTGACTATTGGTACAAGTATGTTGGTTTCAACGGTGGTTTTGTGTGTATGACAACCTTTGGTGAATCTGCACCAGGCGGTGAGTTATTCAAGCACTTTGGCTTTACTGTTGAAAACGTAGTTGCTACGGTTAAAAAATTAGGCTAA
- the epd gene encoding erythrose-4-phosphate dehydrogenase, whose amino-acid sequence MIIRVAINGFGRIGRSVVRAIHEYGLADEFKIVAINELASPESILHLLKYDTSHGKFNADVSLENNRLQINGQLIQLLNEQKISELPWSNMRVDVVFECSGQVSGFEDAFVHIRQGASKVLLSHPGDNNMDATIVYGVNQQVLTRRDRVVSAASCTTNGCVPVITVLDQAFGIESGSITTIHSAMNDQPVIDSYHQDLRRTRAASQSIIPVDTRLSAGIERILPKFQGRFEAISVRVPTVNVTALVLSITIEKEASINQINQVIKEAASNELKGILDYTEAPLVSIDFNHDPHSCILDGTQTRVSHNKLVKVLVWCDNEWGYANRMLDTCRAMMSAE is encoded by the coding sequence ATCATTATTAGAGTTGCGATTAATGGGTTTGGCCGAATTGGACGAAGTGTCGTTCGTGCAATACATGAATATGGCCTAGCTGATGAGTTCAAAATCGTCGCGATTAATGAACTGGCTTCACCTGAATCTATTTTACATCTATTAAAATATGACACCTCTCACGGTAAATTTAATGCCGATGTCTCACTTGAAAATAATCGCTTGCAGATTAATGGTCAGCTCATTCAATTGTTGAATGAACAAAAAATATCTGAATTACCTTGGTCAAACATGCGAGTTGACGTGGTTTTTGAATGTTCAGGGCAAGTTTCTGGGTTTGAGGATGCTTTTGTTCATATACGTCAAGGTGCAAGCAAGGTATTATTATCTCACCCAGGTGATAATAACATGGATGCGACTATCGTTTACGGCGTTAATCAACAAGTATTAACGCGCCGTGATAGGGTCGTCTCTGCTGCGTCTTGTACCACCAATGGCTGCGTCCCAGTGATTACTGTATTAGATCAAGCCTTTGGCATTGAAAGTGGCAGTATTACAACAATACATTCAGCCATGAATGATCAGCCGGTTATTGATTCTTATCATCAGGATTTAAGGCGGACACGAGCGGCTAGTCAATCAATTATTCCGGTAGATACCCGTTTATCTGCGGGCATTGAAAGAATTTTACCCAAATTCCAAGGTCGGTTTGAGGCTATTTCGGTTCGTGTGCCAACAGTCAATGTGACCGCCCTAGTTTTGAGTATTACGATTGAAAAAGAAGCAAGTATCAACCAAATAAATCAAGTTATTAAAGAGGCTGCATCGAACGAGTTAAAAGGCATATTGGATTACACCGAAGCGCCTTTGGTGTCTATAGATTTTAATCATGATCCACATTCATGTATTTTAGATGGTACTCAGACTCGAGTAAGTCATAATAAATTAGTCAAAGTTTTAGTATGGTGTGATAACGAATGGGGTTATGCTAACCGCATGTTAGACACATGCCGAGCAATGATGTCCGCTGAATAA
- a CDS encoding phosphoglycerate kinase, which yields MSVIKMTDLDLNGKTVLIREDLNVPFDDAQNITSTVRVDSAIPTIKAALEKGAAVLVMSHLGRPTEGEFEQVYSLSPVVAYLNEQLDAPVRLASDYLDGVEAKAGEVVVLENVRFNVGEKADDEALSKKLAALCDVFVMDAFGTAHRAQASTHGVAKFAPVACAGPLLVQELDALGKALGNPERPVVAIVGGSKVSSKLTVLDAFSKIVDTLVVGGGISNTFVASAGNEVGNSLYEADLIPEAQRLRDTTEVVFATDVRTTRDGFSDWSHDSKTETKAASEVQADEEIIDYGPESAARVAEIVKNAKTVIWNGPCGVFEFDAFSKGTETVAKAIAESQAFTIAGGGDTLAAIDKWDLADKISYVSTGGGAFLEFVEGKELPAVKILQERAKA from the coding sequence ATGTCAGTAATCAAAATGACTGACCTAGATTTAAATGGCAAAACGGTTTTAATTCGTGAAGATTTAAATGTGCCTTTTGATGATGCACAAAACATCACATCAACTGTTCGTGTAGATTCTGCTATTCCAACCATTAAAGCTGCGCTAGAAAAAGGCGCGGCTGTATTGGTTATGTCTCATTTAGGTCGTCCAACGGAAGGTGAATTTGAGCAAGTGTATTCATTATCACCTGTGGTTGCATACTTAAATGAACAATTAGATGCACCTGTTCGTTTAGCAAGTGATTATTTAGATGGCGTTGAAGCAAAAGCTGGCGAAGTTGTCGTATTAGAAAATGTCCGCTTTAATGTTGGTGAAAAAGCAGATGATGAAGCTTTGTCAAAGAAATTAGCCGCTTTATGTGACGTGTTTGTAATGGATGCATTTGGTACTGCTCACCGTGCGCAGGCTTCTACTCATGGTGTTGCTAAATTTGCACCTGTAGCATGTGCTGGTCCTTTATTGGTTCAAGAGCTTGATGCGTTAGGAAAAGCTTTGGGTAATCCAGAGCGTCCGGTTGTTGCTATTGTTGGCGGCTCAAAAGTTTCTTCTAAATTAACCGTATTAGATGCGTTTTCTAAAATTGTTGATACTTTAGTCGTTGGCGGCGGCATCTCAAATACTTTCGTTGCTTCTGCAGGTAACGAAGTGGGTAACTCTTTATACGAAGCCGATTTAATTCCAGAAGCACAGCGCTTACGTGACACCACTGAAGTTGTATTTGCAACAGATGTACGTACAACTCGTGATGGTTTTAGCGATTGGAGCCATGACTCTAAAACTGAAACGAAAGCAGCTAGTGAAGTACAAGCTGATGAAGAAATCATCGATTATGGTCCAGAGTCTGCAGCTCGTGTAGCTGAAATTGTTAAAAATGCAAAAACGGTTATTTGGAACGGTCCATGTGGTGTTTTTGAATTTGATGCATTTTCAAAAGGTACAGAAACAGTGGCTAAAGCCATTGCAGAAAGCCAAGCGTTTACCATTGCCGGCGGTGGTGACACATTAGCGGCAATCGATAAATGGGACTTAGCAGACAAAATTTCTTATGTTTCAACTGGCGGTGGTGCTTTTTTAGAATTTGTTGAAGGTAAAGAGTTACCGGCTGTTAAAATTTTACAAGAAAGAGCTAAAGCTTAA
- the fusA gene encoding elongation factor G, whose protein sequence is MTDLSKYRNIGIFAHVDAGKTTTTERILKLTGKIHKIGDTHDGSTTTDFMDQEAERGITIQSAATTCFWNDHRLNIIDTPGHVDFTVEVYRSLKVLDGGVGVFCGSGGVEPQSETNWRYANDAEVSRIIFVNKLDRMGADFYRVVKQVETVLAATPLVMTLPIGIEDDFSGVVDVLEQKAYIWDDSGLPENFDVTDIPADMVEKAAEYREALIETALEQDEDLMMAYLEEGTEPTMDQIKDCIRKGTHNLSFFPTFCGSAYKNKGIQLVLNAVTDYLPSPTEVQPQELTDEETGEPTGEVATVSLDEPFRALAFKIMDDRFGALTFIRIYSGKLNKGDTVLNAATGKTERIGRMVEMHADERSELSSAHAGDIIAIVGMKNVQTGHTLCDPKNVCTLEPMIFPDPVISIAVAPRDKGSTEKMGIAIGKMVAEDPSFQVETDDDSGETILKGMGELHLDIKVDILKRTYGVELDVGQPQVAYRETITREIEDSYTHKKQSGGSGQFGKIDYRIKPGEANSGFTFSSTVVGGNVPKEFFPAIEKGFKGMMAEGVLAGFPTLDVEVELFDGGFHAVDSSAIAFEIAAKGAFRQSMPKAGPQLLEPIMKVDVFTPEDHVGDVIGDINRRRGMIKDQEAGATGVRVKADVPLSEMFGYIGHLRTMTSGRGQFSMEFSHYAACPNNVADAVIAAEKEKKAAK, encoded by the coding sequence ATGACTGATTTATCTAAATATAGAAATATTGGTATTTTTGCCCACGTTGATGCGGGTAAAACTACCACCACAGAACGTATTCTTAAGTTAACCGGTAAAATCCATAAAATTGGTGATACTCATGACGGTTCAACTACAACGGATTTCATGGATCAAGAAGCTGAGCGTGGTATTACGATTCAATCAGCAGCAACTACATGTTTCTGGAATGATCACCGTTTAAACATCATCGATACGCCTGGACACGTTGACTTCACGGTTGAAGTATATCGTTCATTAAAAGTATTAGATGGTGGTGTTGGTGTTTTCTGTGGTTCTGGTGGTGTTGAGCCTCAGTCAGAAACTAACTGGCGTTATGCAAATGATGCAGAAGTTTCTCGTATCATTTTCGTAAATAAGTTAGACCGTATGGGTGCTGACTTTTATCGCGTTGTTAAGCAAGTTGAAACTGTTTTAGCAGCTACTCCGCTTGTTATGACTTTACCAATTGGTATTGAAGATGACTTTAGCGGTGTTGTTGACGTATTAGAACAAAAAGCATATATCTGGGATGATTCTGGTTTACCTGAGAATTTTGACGTAACTGATATTCCAGCAGATATGGTTGAAAAAGCGGCTGAATACCGTGAAGCTTTAATTGAAACTGCATTAGAGCAAGATGAAGATTTAATGATGGCATACCTTGAAGAAGGTACAGAGCCTACCATGGATCAAATTAAAGATTGTATCCGTAAAGGTACACATAATTTATCTTTCTTCCCAACTTTCTGTGGTTCTGCATACAAGAATAAAGGTATTCAATTAGTATTGAACGCTGTTACTGATTATTTACCGTCTCCTACAGAAGTTCAGCCACAAGAATTGACTGATGAAGAAACCGGTGAGCCAACTGGCGAAGTTGCTACTGTTTCTCTTGACGAACCGTTCCGTGCTTTAGCATTCAAAATTATGGATGACCGTTTTGGCGCATTAACCTTTATCCGTATTTACTCAGGTAAATTGAATAAAGGTGACACTGTACTTAATGCGGCAACAGGTAAAACTGAGCGTATTGGCCGTATGGTTGAAATGCATGCAGATGAGCGTTCAGAATTATCTTCAGCCCATGCTGGTGACATTATCGCTATTGTTGGTATGAAGAATGTACAAACGGGTCATACTTTATGTGATCCTAAAAATGTTTGTACACTTGAACCTATGATTTTCCCAGATCCAGTTATCTCAATTGCGGTTGCACCTCGTGATAAAGGTTCAACAGAAAAAATGGGTATTGCAATTGGTAAAATGGTTGCAGAAGATCCATCTTTCCAAGTTGAAACTGATGATGATTCAGGCGAAACCATCCTTAAAGGTATGGGTGAACTTCACTTAGATATCAAAGTAGACATCTTAAAACGTACTTACGGTGTTGAATTAGATGTAGGTCAACCACAAGTTGCATACCGTGAAACTATTACTCGTGAAATCGAAGATAGCTACACGCACAAGAAGCAATCTGGTGGTTCTGGTCAATTTGGTAAAATTGATTATCGCATCAAGCCAGGCGAAGCAAACTCAGGCTTTACTTTTTCTTCAACGGTTGTTGGTGGTAACGTTCCTAAAGAATTCTTCCCTGCAATTGAGAAAGGCTTCAAAGGCATGATGGCAGAAGGTGTTTTAGCTGGCTTCCCTACATTAGACGTTGAAGTAGAATTATTTGACGGTGGCTTCCACGCCGTGGATTCATCTGCAATTGCATTTGAAATCGCAGCTAAAGGTGCATTCCGTCAATCAATGCCTAAAGCAGGTCCTCAGTTACTTGAACCTATCATGAAAGTTGACGTATTTACGCCAGAAGATCATGTTGGTGACGTTATCGGTGATATTAACCGTCGTCGTGGTATGATTAAAGACCAAGAAGCGGGCGCAACTGGTGTTCGTGTTAAAGCAGACGTTCCATTATCAGAAATGTTTGGTTACATTGGTCACTTGCGTACTATGACTTCAGGTCGTGGTCAATTCTCAATGGAATTTTCACATTATGCAGCTTGTCCTAACAATGTTGCTGATGCAGTAATTGCAGCTGAGAAAGAGAAAAAAGCAGCTAAATAA
- a CDS encoding NUDIX hydrolase, with translation MNNKTQLLAAEMDKEEQLPDDCMKNLSVDNLIYAMDQGKLKVLLAKYKHGIAANKWGLIGHWVKLDENLETAAYRVVTQATGVTNFHLDQLATFGKVNRYPLRRIITVVYYSLVRLEETNIIHGENTHEVAWFDVKALPELIFDHDEIVQASLEHLKYKVRHEPIGFSLLPEKFTLLQLQEIYEAILDIKLDKPNFRRKIQKMNLLINCKEKQKDVAHRAATLYRFDINVYEKLKDFGFNFEY, from the coding sequence ATGAATAATAAAACCCAACTACTCGCTGCTGAAATGGATAAAGAAGAACAACTGCCAGATGACTGTATGAAAAATTTATCAGTCGATAACTTAATTTACGCTATGGATCAGGGCAAATTAAAAGTATTACTCGCTAAATATAAGCATGGTATTGCTGCCAATAAATGGGGATTAATTGGGCATTGGGTTAAACTTGATGAAAATTTAGAAACAGCTGCTTACCGGGTCGTAACACAAGCAACAGGAGTTACTAATTTTCACTTAGATCAACTTGCGACATTTGGTAAAGTTAACCGCTACCCGCTTCGACGAATTATTACCGTTGTTTACTATTCATTAGTTAGACTGGAAGAAACCAATATTATCCATGGTGAGAATACCCATGAGGTTGCTTGGTTTGATGTGAAAGCATTACCTGAATTGATTTTTGATCATGACGAAATAGTGCAAGCGTCACTTGAACATTTAAAGTATAAAGTTCGGCATGAGCCTATCGGCTTTAGTTTATTACCTGAAAAATTTACCTTATTACAGCTACAAGAAATATACGAAGCCATTTTAGATATTAAATTAGACAAACCTAATTTCCGCCGAAAGATCCAGAAAATGAATTTATTGATAAACTGTAAAGAAAAACAAAAAGATGTGGCACACAGAGCGGCCACTCTATACCGTTTTGATATCAATGTTTATGAAAAGCTAAAAGATTTTGGTTTTAATTTTGAATATTAA
- a CDS encoding glycoside hydrolase family 43 protein, with the protein MPKGTNVIKSDAELKQAMDLKKANNLIAIAPPLVTHIYTADPSAHVFNNRIYIYPSHDIETDQPLNDNGDQYAMKDYHVLSLSDVKGEVTDHGKVLDVDDVPWASCQMWAPDAAHKNGHYYLYFPARDHDGIFRLGVARSKQPEGPFTAEPEAIQGSFSIDPAVYQDGEDYYIYFGGIWGGQLQNWTEGKFNSVDNYPQDNEAAIMPKVAKLSEDMLQFAEPAKDIQILDEKGNLIQQGDTQRRFFEGPWVHKYDGLYYFSYSTGDTHMIAYATSESPTGPFTYQGVILEPVVGWTTHHSIAEYQGNWYLFYHDCMLSGGQSHLRSVKMTELIHDDDGKIKTIQPYK; encoded by the coding sequence ATGCCAAAAGGTACTAATGTAATAAAAAGTGATGCCGAGCTTAAGCAAGCGATGGATTTAAAAAAAGCGAATAATTTAATTGCAATAGCGCCTCCTTTGGTTACGCATATTTATACCGCAGACCCTTCTGCGCATGTTTTCAATAATAGGATTTATATTTATCCATCACATGATATAGAAACAGATCAGCCACTTAATGATAATGGCGATCAATACGCCATGAAAGACTACCATGTACTTTCTTTGAGTGATGTTAAGGGAGAAGTAACTGATCATGGAAAAGTGCTTGATGTGGATGATGTACCTTGGGCGAGTTGTCAAATGTGGGCTCCAGATGCGGCACATAAAAATGGTCATTATTATTTGTATTTTCCTGCGCGTGATCACGATGGCATCTTTAGGCTAGGTGTTGCACGTAGCAAACAACCGGAGGGCCCATTTACAGCTGAACCTGAAGCAATACAAGGAAGTTTTAGTATTGATCCTGCGGTGTACCAGGATGGTGAAGATTACTATATTTATTTTGGTGGTATATGGGGTGGTCAGCTTCAAAATTGGACAGAGGGTAAATTTAATTCAGTTGACAATTATCCTCAAGATAATGAAGCAGCGATCATGCCAAAAGTCGCTAAACTATCAGAGGATATGCTGCAATTTGCTGAGCCAGCCAAAGATATTCAGATTCTTGATGAAAAAGGAAATTTGATTCAGCAAGGGGATACTCAAAGACGATTTTTTGAAGGACCTTGGGTACATAAATATGATGGGTTGTATTATTTTTCTTACTCTACAGGCGATACTCATATGATTGCATATGCAACTAGTGAATCTCCCACTGGCCCTTTTACTTATCAAGGCGTTATCTTAGAGCCCGTTGTAGGTTGGACTACACACCATTCAATTGCCGAATACCAAGGAAATTGGTACTTGTTTTATCATGATTGTATGTTGTCTGGAGGGCAATCACATCTACGTTCGGTTAAAATGACAGAGTTAATTCATGATGATGATGGCAAAATTAAAACCATACAGCCTTATAAATAA